One stretch of Halichoerus grypus chromosome 8, mHalGry1.hap1.1, whole genome shotgun sequence DNA includes these proteins:
- the MPHOSPH10 gene encoding U3 small nucleolar ribonucleoprotein MPP10 — MAPRVWRRRTLERCLKEVDKATGQPECFLTIQDELASNFTSLTKVLYDFNKILENDRIHGSPLKKLVIDNFDDEQIWQQLELQNEPILQYFQNAVSKTIKDKDISLLPENEEQECEEDGSEVESDGQEALIQDLEEEEVADLSGDDPKVDERAKNLSKVDLRKSPVFSDEDSDLDFDISKLEQQSKVQDKVPRKPREKSIVDDKFFKLSEMETFLENMEKEEEQKDDEEEEDIDFFEDVDSDEDEGELLRSQKPKSGKSSRNLKYKDFFDPVESDEELASVHDDELGSNEDEEEIADEEREGSISETDEDNDLEESEDSKQHKETSKRVTFALPDDEESEDTNILNVQKDSDEVKSSFEKRQEKMNEKIAFLEKELLEKKPWQLQGEVTAQKRPENSLLEETLHFDHAVRMAPVITEETTLQLEDIIKQRIRDQAWDDVVRKERPKEDAYEYKKRLALDHEKSKLSLAEIYEQEYIKLNQQKTAEEENPEHKEIQKMMDSLFLKLDALSNFHFIPKPPVPEIKVVSNLPAITMEEVAPVSVSDAALLAPEEVREKNKAGDVKTAAEKTATDKKRERRKKKYQKHMKLKEKEKRRKLLEKNHPDQVEKYTKAVASEKLKQLTKTGSASLLKDEGKDKALKSSQAFFSKLQDQVKMQISDAKKTEKKKKKRQDISVHKLKL; from the exons GATTCAAGATGAATTGGCATCAAACTTCACTTCGTTAACAAAAGtactttatgattttaataaaatattagagaatGACAGGATCCACGGAAGTCCGTTAAAAAAACTGGTGATAGACAATTTTGATGATGAGCAGATTTGGCAACAACTAGAATTGCAAAATGAACCAATTTTACAGTACTTCCAGAATGCAGTTAGTAAAACCATTAAAGACAAAGACATCAGTCTTCTTCCAGAGAATGAAGAGCAGGAGTGTGAAGAGGATGGCTCAGAGGTGGAGTCTGATGGCCAGGAGGCCCTCATACAAgatctggaggaggaggaagtggctGACCTGAGTGGTGATGATCCTAAAGTGGATGAGAGAGCTAAAAACTTGAGCAAAGTTGATCTGAGGAAAAGTCCAGTTTTCAGTGATGAGGATTCTGATCTTGATTTTGATATCAGCAAATTGGAGCAACAGAGCAAGGTGCAAGACAAAGTGCCTAGGAAACCAAGAGAGAAGTCCATAGTAGATGATAAGTTTTTCAAACTGTCTGAAATGGAGACCTttttagaaaacatggaaaaggaagaagaacaaaaagatgatgaggaagaggaagacattGATTTTTTTGAAGACGTTGATTCCGATGAAGATGAGGGAGAACTGCTTAGAAGTCAAAAACCTAAG TCAGGTAAAAGTTCCAGAAACTTGAAATACAAAGACTTCTTTGATCCAGTTGAAAGTGATGAAGAACTAGCAAGTGTTCATGATGATGAACTGGGTTCAAATGAAGATGAGGAAGAAATTGCTGacgaagaaagagaagggagcatTTCTGAAAC TGATGAAGATAATGACCTTGAAGAGAGTGAAGACAGTAAACAACATAAAGAAACCTCGAAAAGAGTGACCTTTGCTTTGCCAGATGATGAGGAAAGTGAGGATACAAATATCTTAAATGTACAGAAAGATTCTGATGAAGTTAAATCCTCTTttgaaaaaagacaggaaaag atgaatgaaaaaattgcatttttagaaaaagagttGTTGGAAAAAAAACCTTGGCAGCTTCAAGGGGAAGTGACAGCTCAAAAGCGCCCAGAGAACAGCCTCCTAGAGGAGACTCTGCACTTTGACCACGCAGTCCGCATGG CACCTGTGATCACAGAGGAAACCACCCTACAACTGGAAGATATCATTAAGCAGAGGATAAGAGATCAG GCTTGGGATGATGTAGTACGTAAAGAAAGACCTAAAGAGGATGCATATGAATATAAAAAACGTTTAGCGTTAGACCATGAGAAGAGCAAATTGAGCCTCGCTGAAATTTATGAGCAGGAGTACATCAAACTTAACCAG CAAAAAACAGCAGAAGAAGAAAATCCAGAGCACAAAGAAATTCAGAAGATGATGGATTCCCTCTTCTTAAAATTGGATGCCCTCTCAAACTTTCACTTCATCCCTAAACCA CCTGTTCCAGAGATTAAAGTTGTGTCAAATCTGCCGGCCATAACCATGGAGGAGGTAGCCCCAGTGAGCGTGAGTGATGCAGCTCTCCTGGCCCCAGAGGAAGTCAGG gaaaaaaataaagccggAGATGTAAAAACAGCTGCTGAAAAAACAGCTACAGACAAGAAACGAGAACGGAGGAAAAAGAAGTATCAGAAGCATATGAAactaaaagagaaggaaaagcggAGAAAACTGCTTGAAAAGAACCACCCAGACCAAGTAGAGAAATACACGAAGGCAGTGGCTTCTGAGAAGTTAAAACAGCTGACCAAAACAGGCAGCGCTTCCCTACTAAAG gATGAAGGTAAAGACAAAGCCTTAAAGTCATCTCAAGCATTCTTTTCCAAATTACAAGATCaagtaaaaatgcaaatcagcgatgcaaagaaaacagaaaagaaaaagaagaaaagacaggatATTTCTGTTCATAAATTAAAGctgtag